A genomic stretch from Malus domestica chromosome 15, GDT2T_hap1 includes:
- the LOC103424645 gene encoding uncharacterized protein isoform X1, translated as MACLHDHSCEDHDCSSGWTLYENIDLPKVSALNEAVPGSVKSVFKAWEQRLNSSGGHLESNEGDPELLVYIPFTSDVKIKSISVVGGVDGTSPSKMRAFINKEGIDFSDAQGMQAIQEWDLVENFQGTLEYQTRYSKFQNVASITLHFPDSFGGDTTKIEYIGFKGEATKLKRDVVATIVYELRPNPSDHKTKAEGGGLSHVE; from the exons ATGGCTTGCTTGCACGATCACAGCTGCGAAGATCACGATTGTTCGTCCGGTTGGACTCTCTACGAGAATATCGACCTCCCCAAG GTTTCTGCTTTGAATGAAGCGGTTCCAGGAAGCGTCAAGTCAGTTTTCAAAGCTTGGGAGCAACGGCTGAATTCTAGTGGG GGACACTTGGAGAGCAATGAGGGTGATCCTGAGTTACTTGTTTACATTCC attTACATCAGATGTAAAGATCAAGAGCATATCAGTTGTGGGTGGTGTTGATGGAACAAGTCCTTCCAAGATGAGGGC GTTCATAAACAAAGAAGGAATTGACTTTTCAGATGCTCAAGGAATGCAAGCAATTCAG GAGTGGGATCTGGTCGAAAATTTTCAAGGAACGTTGGAGTACCAGACAAG ATATTCCAAATTTCAAAACGTGGCCAGCATCACATTGCATTTTCCCGATAGTTTTGGTGGTGATACAACTAAGATAGAGTACATTGGCTTTAAAGGCGAAGCTACAAAG TTGAAGAGAGATGTTGTCGCAACAATTGTTTATGAACTCAGGCCAAATCCTTCCGATCATAA GACAAAGGCCGAAGGTGGGGGTCTCTCACATGTTGAATGA
- the LOC103424645 gene encoding uncharacterized protein isoform X2, with amino-acid sequence MRVILSYLFTFRRSSGSVVPPFSIFPFNFNGNMCLILHNLVCISFEFTSDVKIKSISVVGGVDGTSPSKMRAFINKEGIDFSDAQGMQAIQEWDLVENFQGTLEYQTRYSKFQNVASITLHFPDSFGGDTTKIEYIGFKGEATKLKRDVVATIVYELRPNPSDHKTKAEGGGLSHVE; translated from the exons ATGAGGGTGATCCTGAGTTACTTGTTTACATTCC GTAGATCCAGTGGTTCAGTAGTTCCACCATTTTCCATCTTTCCGTTCAATTTCAATGGTAACATGTGCCTGATTCTCCATAATCTGGTGTGTATAAGTTTTGA attTACATCAGATGTAAAGATCAAGAGCATATCAGTTGTGGGTGGTGTTGATGGAACAAGTCCTTCCAAGATGAGGGC GTTCATAAACAAAGAAGGAATTGACTTTTCAGATGCTCAAGGAATGCAAGCAATTCAG GAGTGGGATCTGGTCGAAAATTTTCAAGGAACGTTGGAGTACCAGACAAG ATATTCCAAATTTCAAAACGTGGCCAGCATCACATTGCATTTTCCCGATAGTTTTGGTGGTGATACAACTAAGATAGAGTACATTGGCTTTAAAGGCGAAGCTACAAAG TTGAAGAGAGATGTTGTCGCAACAATTGTTTATGAACTCAGGCCAAATCCTTCCGATCATAA GACAAAGGCCGAAGGTGGGGGTCTCTCACATGTTGAATGA
- the LOC139192350 gene encoding protein pxr-1-like, translated as MFKVGVAELSLSSSSLCHVSGGNTTVTSQVNNQVACLGVGIQQMGKKSKSKASREVNDDAVVVEEEKLPSSAKKPITEVDKTSSGKKRKKPETEKAENPLSSAKKPASEIDEIFAAKKKKTESGKAKKRKENAIEKPDQPKTKKKDKGIRDGGFGDMSSQPKKRRQDGLTVYTEEELGINNADAGNTPLCPFDCSCCF; from the exons ATGTTTAAAGTTGGTGTTGCTGAATTATCCCTCTCATCAAGTAGCTTGTGTCATGTGTCTGGCGGAAACACCACCGTGACATCTCAGGTTAATAATCAAGTAGCTT GTTTGGGAGTTGGGATCCAACAAATGGGaaaaaagagtaaatcaaaAGCTTCCAGAGAGGTAAATGATGATGCAGTTGTTGTAGAAGAGGAAAAGCTGCCATCTTCGGCGAAAAAGCCTATTACTGAGGTTGATAAAACATCCTCAGGCAAAAAGAGGAAGAAACCCGAAACTGAAAAGGCTGAAAACCCTCTGTCTTCTGCAAAGAAGCCGGCTTCTGAGATTGATGAAATATTTGCAgcgaaaaagaagaaaactgagtCTGGAAAGGCtaaaaaacgaaaagaaaacGCGATTGAGAAACCTGACCAGCCgaagacaaagaagaaggaTAAAGGTATTAGAGATGGCGGATTTGGGGACATGTCTTCTCAGCCGAAAAAGAGAAGGCAGGATGGACTCACGGTTTACACAGAAGAGGAGTTGGGAATTAACAATGCAGATGCTGGAAACACTCCGCTCTGTCCGTTTGATTGTTCTTGTTGCTTCTGA